The window TCTGAGGCATTGAGGAAGCAAAGCAGCATATGAAAGCATCACCTTTGGGCTCAGGGCATTGATAATACATACTACATATGTGGACTTTTCCCGCCTGTATGCTGCCATCAAACAAACTTACAATGCAATCGATCAGTCTTTCCTTCTGTATCCTAGGTAAGCCTCTTTTTAGGGCTCTTTTTCATGTATTAATGAAATGCACCTGATTACACTGGATTATTCACTCATTTTATAACTTACAAagtggtgtgttttgttgtctatCTAAAGTTTTTCTGATAACGCCGCACCTCAAATGTTCTGTCTTTGTTTGGCTTCAGGTAATTTGTTGTAAATGGTAAAAAATGCAATACAATTTTCACATGAATGCTTGATATAatgcaatattattgttaatGGATAAAAGCCTGAAGTCAGAATGTATGAGTAAAACATCAGGTAAGCACGGCCACAccttaatatacagtacagttatGACATAGCTGGTTCCCTTATAATTAACGGAGCTACTGTGAGTTGTGTAGTCTGATGAGCAGATTAGATCAGCAAATAAATTACTATTAATTCAAGTTCTTTTGTTATTAATTCTATATTGTTTATGAGAGAAGACACAACAAAATGACAACCAActatcaaaacacaaacagtttgTTTGCAACAgacctgttttctgttttagaaTCTAAACTTGTTGCCAATGTGTTATGCTTAAATGTTGGTTAGTTATGTGCTCACCTATTGGATAGTTTTGAAGAGGCTGTATCCTTTCCTGCAGGTTTGGTTGTGGCTTCTGTCACAGCAGAAAATAACTCAACTACCCAAAATTCAACTGGATTTGATAGTAATGGAAATTATTCCACCACTGTAAAACCCCTTAACACCACGGACAATGTCACCAGAACCACCAACAACACTACCGACACCTCCACCACTACCTTGAACATCACCGGGGGCAACAGCACCATCCCACCTTCAACAACAAAGCAGACAAGTGAGAGCTACAGTATTATCTGATCTATTTACTACCTGATGCATGTACCCATAAGTGGTTCAAGATTCCCCCCCAAATAATTCTTTTGACCCTTATAGCCAGTCCATTCATCATCatgtcttctttgttttatgattGTTCCTGTCTGCATCATTGTTTGCTGGTGGAGTAACATGCTTCTCTTATTCAGGAAGGGAAGGTTCTACCAAAGAACCCAAAGGTACAGCTCCTTCGATCACCACACCTATACCCATTGATCCTTCTAAAAGCCCAACATCGGCCGccaaaacaacaagcaaaaGTGAGTACAGGCTTCTGATGGATTGACCATGTTCTACAATTTGATGTTCCAAGTCTGAGGATTTGAGAGCTTTACATTACCAAACATTGTTATACTGTGGATGCACTTTTATGTAAAATTCCAGTACAATGTAAAGTTAGATTCCAGGTATATGCAGCTGCATAGCCTGGaataagtataaataaaataacaaaaattatGTTTATCTTGAATACAAACCACTTTTTGCTTTGAGCGCTATAAAAACTAGACAATAACTTTAGATAACACAGTTAAACAGAGACCAAGGACAATGAATACTAAACCTACTTCCTTaggtggaaaaaaacatgacttcAGTGGAATGGGAGTGTTGCTCGGTTTCTTCTGAAAACCTTTAACTATTTCAGCTTTGTTAGGTGATAAtgcactgttgtgttttttagctTATTTTTGCTGCTTCTCAATTGGCCAAACAAATATCTTAATACAGCTTTAAACCAGTTGAATTATTACCTCCACAAAGGAGGTTTTCATTTTGGTTTGtccgtttgtttgtttgtttgtttgtctgtctgtcagcaggaaaacaaaaaaactactggcccaattttcatgaaatttggtaAAAGGGTCATGGCATAATATGGGCAAAAGAAGAACCCATTGCATTTAGGAGTGGGTCCTACTTGCAGGGCGAATACACAAATTATATTTCACTTCCGTTAACATTGCAAGATAGGGGTTTTGTGCCTCATTCATGTGGTGTCGGGATTTTCCAAAAAATTTGTTCACAGGAAAATTCACACTGCATTGCCACTATGAGATAGGGCATGCCTTGGCAAAAGTCTCTGCACTCTCcaagtgcccttctagtttcTAGACGTAGCCCTTCTGACTGTATTAGGAAAAGAATGTTGCCTTTGACCATCATTAGCAGTTTTTTAATGCCATCCCAATTCAATATTCAAGGCAGTGATTGATGCcaactttttctcttttgaaaTATTAGGCACCACTGATAAGCCAAACGATGCGAGCACAGGCGACATCACTGGTAAGTTAAAAATGATATCAAACAACATATGTTTTAGACTGTAACTGTAGCCCACTGCAAGCCATAAACAGTAGAAGTATGTCAAATTGTCTTCATAttaattaacatgaattcaGGGGCGGTGGGTAATGTAGGCGGCGGGTAACGTAGGCTTGGATAGGCTGTCCAAATCTACCTCCCTCCCACAATTAGCTTAACCAAACCTCCACCTCACCCGCCGCCTATGCATGAATTGTATTAACGTTAATGTTACCCTCCTTCAGGGATTGTCATCCTAGTTGTGATCATCTTC of the Etheostoma spectabile isolate EspeVRDwgs_2016 chromosome 2, UIUC_Espe_1.0, whole genome shotgun sequence genome contains:
- the si:dkey-27h10.2 gene encoding cell wall protein RTB1 isoform X2; the encoded protein is MWTFPACMLPSNKLTMQSISLSFCILGLVVASVTAENNSTTQNSTGFDSNGNYSTTVKPLNTTDNVTRTTNNTTDTSTTTLNITGGNSTIPPSTTKQTRREGSTKEPKGTAPSITTPIPIDPSKSPTSAAKTTSKSTTDKPNDASTGDITGIVILVVIIFIAFVCGAACYFARKRARRYSVDFTSRPDEANIPLSTVEPELPVDTVSQNGLQTFESTETTTKKEQEPEAKPEVQEEQKAEADKSVVDASAESAAPAPSPNSKEDVVEQSPPAPVEPSVEEKTDDEGVVSNKTSVESLKETNENNSNNADFSQKRD